A genomic region of Prosthecobacter algae contains the following coding sequences:
- a CDS encoding Calx-beta domain-containing protein, which yields MAFASTAAFAQEWTSLKVGELANFSFSHAHLPDGRFLFGTEGKAFVQDTFGAAAATQVANPTSILLDPSFVISRSGTQALVGGGGFSGPSGVYLFDPSSPATPLVTPALATLQNYNAVFWKHPTSGREGWLIGGANAGFSSNLTFVSTDGQTVRALTAALSAFSGGLATDAEGNVFVSLADFDESVNNKVIKFTSAQVDAAVAAVLVDEASPLTVAASTPVFTADASSSLAADSAGRLWITGYQINHLQAYDPATGANRRFTPDHPALANAGGPAAYAVKVFSKDATEYVSFLANDSFYTTTSDLVLGYRPASELIVRAAQITTASQSVSEGDASTTTVTVTLTPAASAEVTVPVTLAGTATLASDYTTTAPASLVFAAGETSKTFDIAVVNDSLKGEGNETVAVTLGEPTPTALAGLGALNSEKFTLTIQDNDPLPIIGFASATRTVNEADGTVNVTVNVSPTVTQTVTVPLVITGTATSGADFTTVSELVIEPGDLTKTLAIQVLNDTTTLETDETVIVNFGALTANQIGLGLPATRQFTLTIQDDENKARIAANQEFGTLRVGAALNVSVLTFGGTAVKWSAKGLPPGLKINANGTITGTPTASGEYDQVVLTATNAYGVSTSVVLLMNVEEFPAGAVGTFSGLVNRSGSVTEGLGGFVTVTTTAKATYTGKVVIGKKTYAIKGNLDAATVNPTGFSDLKVGSATQPLSFTLNATTGAFTGTLPEGATLAGWRAQPATTRTGIYNFRAAQAGSPAANVPQGASYGCLKLSPKAVATVTGVLADGSKFTCSSPLSIQGDVVLYQSLYTTVGSLAGRVNLADDLAHSITGTLTWSKPEQAKGPVYQDGWESPITLVALGGKYRPAGGATLPLDAQESASNNAELVLQDGGIEAVGGNTNPKTFGVRIVSIASATMAAPQKLKIVNATGAFSGSITLGEGAARKVIPVQGLLVPDAATANAFDCEGFGHFLLPSAAPGVTRSGAVILSAVTDS from the coding sequence GCAGGCCCTGGTGGGCGGTGGCGGATTTTCCGGCCCATCCGGCGTGTATCTTTTTGATCCTTCCTCCCCCGCCACACCGCTGGTGACGCCAGCCCTGGCAACCCTGCAAAATTACAATGCCGTGTTTTGGAAGCATCCCACCTCTGGCCGTGAAGGCTGGCTCATCGGCGGAGCCAATGCAGGCTTTTCCAGCAACCTCACGTTTGTTTCCACGGATGGCCAGACCGTCCGGGCGTTGACGGCAGCTCTGAGCGCCTTTTCGGGCGGCTTGGCGACCGACGCGGAAGGAAATGTGTTCGTTAGCCTCGCGGACTTTGACGAATCGGTTAACAACAAGGTCATCAAATTCACCTCCGCTCAAGTGGATGCCGCTGTGGCCGCCGTGCTGGTGGATGAAGCTTCGCCTCTGACTGTGGCCGCTTCCACACCGGTTTTCACCGCCGATGCCTCGAGTAGTCTGGCAGCGGATTCTGCTGGTCGTCTGTGGATCACGGGCTACCAGATCAATCACCTCCAGGCCTATGACCCTGCCACCGGAGCGAATCGGCGGTTCACGCCAGACCATCCGGCGCTGGCGAATGCTGGCGGCCCTGCGGCATATGCAGTCAAAGTCTTCTCCAAAGATGCCACGGAGTATGTGAGCTTCCTGGCCAACGACAGCTTTTACACCACCACATCGGACCTGGTGCTGGGCTATCGTCCAGCCTCGGAATTGATTGTTCGTGCGGCCCAGATCACCACGGCTTCCCAGTCCGTCTCTGAAGGGGACGCGAGCACGACGACCGTGACGGTGACGCTGACGCCTGCCGCCTCTGCGGAAGTCACGGTGCCAGTCACCCTGGCCGGAACGGCGACGCTGGCCAGTGACTACACCACCACGGCCCCGGCTTCGCTGGTGTTTGCCGCCGGTGAGACCAGCAAGACCTTCGACATCGCCGTGGTCAACGATTCGCTCAAAGGTGAAGGCAACGAAACGGTGGCCGTGACTCTGGGTGAACCGACCCCGACGGCGTTGGCGGGCCTCGGTGCGCTGAACTCGGAAAAGTTCACACTCACGATTCAGGACAATGATCCGCTGCCGATCATCGGTTTTGCCTCCGCTACCCGTACTGTCAATGAGGCCGATGGCACGGTGAATGTGACGGTGAATGTCTCTCCCACGGTGACTCAGACGGTGACAGTGCCTCTGGTGATTACTGGCACTGCTACAAGCGGTGCGGACTTCACGACCGTTAGCGAACTGGTGATCGAGCCGGGTGATCTCACCAAGACCCTGGCCATCCAGGTGCTGAATGATACGACGACGTTGGAGACTGATGAAACTGTCATCGTCAATTTTGGTGCCTTGACGGCCAATCAAATCGGACTGGGCCTGCCTGCGACCCGCCAGTTTACCCTGACAATCCAGGATGATGAGAACAAGGCACGCATCGCGGCTAACCAGGAGTTTGGTACACTGCGTGTGGGTGCTGCGTTGAATGTGTCCGTTCTGACCTTTGGCGGCACGGCGGTGAAATGGTCCGCTAAGGGCCTACCTCCAGGGTTGAAGATCAATGCCAATGGCACGATCACCGGCACGCCGACAGCTTCAGGTGAATATGACCAAGTGGTCCTAACGGCGACGAATGCTTACGGTGTAAGCACCTCCGTGGTGCTGCTGATGAATGTGGAAGAATTCCCCGCAGGCGCAGTGGGCACCTTCAGCGGCCTGGTGAATCGTTCTGGCAGCGTAACGGAAGGTCTCGGCGGCTTCGTCACGGTCACCACCACGGCCAAGGCCACCTACACTGGCAAAGTGGTGATCGGCAAAAAGACCTATGCCATCAAAGGCAATCTGGATGCCGCAACGGTGAACCCTACCGGTTTTAGCGATCTGAAGGTGGGCAGCGCCACCCAGCCGTTGAGCTTTACTCTCAATGCCACGACCGGGGCTTTCACGGGTACCTTGCCTGAAGGGGCCACCCTGGCAGGCTGGCGCGCACAGCCCGCGACGACCCGTACGGGAATTTATAACTTCCGTGCAGCCCAGGCCGGATCTCCGGCTGCCAACGTGCCCCAGGGGGCCAGTTATGGCTGCCTGAAACTGTCGCCAAAGGCCGTGGCAACGGTCACCGGCGTGCTGGCAGATGGCAGCAAATTCACCTGCAGCAGCCCTCTTTCCATCCAGGGTGATGTGGTCCTTTATCAGTCTCTTTACACCACGGTGGGCAGTCTGGCTGGCCGGGTAAATCTGGCCGATGATTTGGCCCATTCCATCACAGGAACGCTGACCTGGAGCAAGCCTGAGCAGGCGAAAGGACCCGTCTATCAGGACGGGTGGGAATCTCCCATCACTCTGGTTGCCCTGGGCGGAAAATATCGTCCGGCGGGCGGCGCTACGCTGCCTCTGGATGCCCAGGAGTCCGCCTCCAATAATGCGGAACTGGTATTGCAGGACGGCGGCATCGAAGCCGTGGGCGGCAATACCAATCCGAAGACCTTTGGCGTGCGCATCGTCAGCATCGCCAGCGCGACGATGGCAGCACCCCAGAAGTTGAAGATCGTCAACGCGACGGGTGCCTTCAGCGGAAGCATCACGCTGGGCGAAGGGGCTGCCCGCAAGGTCATCCCGGTGCAGGGATTGCTGGTGCCGGATGCCGCTACGGCCAATGCCTTTGACTGCGAAGGTTTCGGCCATTTCCTGCTGCCATCGGCTGCACCGGGCGTCACCCGCTCGGGGGCTGTGATCTTGTCTGCCGTGACTGACTCATGA
- a CDS encoding putative Ig domain-containing protein, with the protein MTSGPPRSSLKALALAVLAVLAMGGAWLGFDNGGSATDRGAPSSSGSSGGKSAAGDGDLGLKSLLDRFLHGKDDRALDDLLPRGITEISGSGGHGLNRQVRSHGLWFPVFDLSQISGEGAAESGQVKLNRVPLMIVAPHPAPVRAKEWLSHRFAVVGGLPPYVWSVQTEEDAPGFSLDALTGEFSGMAEKPLNVPMNVYVTDAEGMQVSAATMLVIASEDPLSIVTVELPPGEPGQAYTATLNATGGAQPYAWMLTAAPSGWTCHQDTGVITGRFDEPGEHELRVTVSDSLTQVERAFRVVAEGGLEIVNETLLPPAAPAAQYSGQFEATGGTAPYRWTLTGGQIPPGWSLTEAGALAGFAPDAEARFEFQIQVEDSLGLTFQKTFQITVSKGLLVIPSRDKAGLAWQYEAMSAALGTPVAGVSLKRNGVEIYRGQGTNVVDRQLITGMGYSYELTALTPDGRWLPYAAAVTQILPMTRQRGQAGVSGDPFADKVQHFSPLSAGGFGSGSVPGNVTGPPEGSSTFTPAYLPNQLLSLHASSAGGGSIVLEFTDNIVESSAGPDFTVFENVFFKNKDPNQRFMEPATVEVALFEGQWQRFPFRVNVAADGTADLSQPAYYAQGFAGVNASTGEDPTNPSRSGGDSFDVSALGRPDLQWFRFMRLTSTGDRAIRDAAGRLVRHTEENNSINGSGSSGFDLDAVSAVNY; encoded by the coding sequence ATGACCTCCGGTCCTCCACGCTCTTCCCTCAAAGCCTTGGCCCTGGCAGTGCTCGCGGTCCTGGCGATGGGAGGGGCGTGGTTGGGCTTTGACAACGGGGGCTCTGCGACGGATCGCGGGGCCCCTTCTTCATCAGGTAGCTCGGGCGGCAAGTCCGCAGCGGGTGATGGTGATCTTGGATTGAAAAGTTTGTTAGACCGCTTTCTACACGGCAAGGATGACCGTGCTCTGGATGACCTGCTGCCCCGTGGCATCACGGAAATTAGCGGCAGCGGCGGGCACGGGCTGAACCGCCAGGTGCGCTCGCACGGGCTGTGGTTTCCTGTGTTCGATCTGTCCCAAATTTCGGGAGAAGGCGCGGCGGAATCTGGTCAGGTGAAGCTGAACCGCGTGCCGCTGATGATTGTGGCCCCTCATCCAGCCCCTGTGCGGGCGAAGGAGTGGCTGTCGCATCGGTTTGCGGTGGTGGGCGGGCTGCCGCCGTATGTATGGAGTGTTCAGACCGAGGAGGACGCTCCCGGATTCTCCTTGGATGCCCTGACGGGCGAGTTTTCGGGCATGGCGGAAAAACCGCTGAATGTGCCCATGAATGTGTATGTGACCGATGCCGAGGGCATGCAGGTTTCCGCTGCGACAATGCTGGTGATCGCCTCTGAAGACCCCCTCTCCATTGTGACGGTGGAACTGCCCCCTGGAGAGCCGGGTCAGGCTTACACGGCAACGCTGAACGCCACCGGAGGTGCGCAACCCTATGCATGGATGCTGACGGCGGCACCGTCTGGGTGGACCTGCCATCAGGATACGGGAGTGATCACCGGGCGATTCGATGAACCGGGGGAGCATGAGCTGCGGGTCACGGTGAGCGACTCTCTCACGCAAGTGGAGCGTGCTTTCAGAGTGGTGGCGGAAGGCGGGCTGGAGATTGTGAATGAGACCCTGCTGCCACCTGCGGCACCGGCCGCACAATACAGCGGCCAGTTCGAGGCAACCGGCGGTACGGCCCCCTATCGCTGGACCCTGACAGGCGGCCAGATCCCCCCAGGTTGGTCGCTGACAGAAGCGGGTGCCCTGGCGGGCTTCGCCCCAGATGCAGAGGCAAGGTTTGAATTCCAGATCCAGGTGGAAGACTCCCTGGGGCTGACGTTTCAAAAAACATTCCAGATTACGGTTAGCAAGGGGCTGCTGGTCATCCCTTCTCGGGACAAGGCGGGCCTGGCCTGGCAATATGAGGCCATGAGTGCCGCCCTGGGCACACCCGTGGCCGGAGTGAGCCTGAAGAGAAACGGGGTGGAGATCTATCGGGGGCAGGGGACCAATGTGGTGGACCGCCAGCTCATCACTGGCATGGGCTATTCCTACGAACTCACGGCACTGACACCGGACGGTCGCTGGCTGCCGTATGCGGCCGCAGTTACGCAGATCCTGCCCATGACACGTCAGCGTGGACAGGCGGGCGTGTCCGGTGACCCCTTTGCAGACAAGGTGCAGCATTTTTCTCCGCTATCTGCGGGTGGCTTTGGCTCTGGCAGCGTGCCGGGCAATGTCACGGGCCCACCCGAAGGGTCCAGCACCTTCACTCCGGCCTATCTGCCTAACCAATTGTTGTCCCTGCATGCCAGCTCCGCCGGAGGGGGCAGCATCGTGTTGGAATTTACAGACAACATTGTCGAGTCGTCCGCCGGTCCTGACTTCACGGTGTTCGAAAATGTGTTCTTCAAGAACAAGGATCCGAACCAGCGTTTCATGGAGCCGGCAACCGTCGAGGTGGCTTTGTTTGAAGGGCAGTGGCAGCGCTTCCCCTTTCGGGTCAATGTAGCGGCGGATGGCACGGCGGATCTTTCCCAGCCTGCCTACTATGCCCAGGGATTTGCCGGCGTGAATGCCTCCACCGGGGAAGATCCCACCAATCCGTCCCGCAGCGGGGGCGACAGCTTTGACGTGAGCGCCCTGGGTCGGCCAGACCTGCAGTGGTTTCGTTTCATGCGGCTTACCTCGACCGGCGATCGCGCCATTCGCGATGCGGCCGGAAGGCTAGTTCGCCACACGGAAGAAAACAATTCCATCAACGGCAGCGGCAGCTCCGGCTTTGACCTGGATGCAGTGA